A genomic stretch from Poecile atricapillus isolate bPoeAtr1 chromosome 10, bPoeAtr1.hap1, whole genome shotgun sequence includes:
- the CIAPIN1 gene encoding anamorsin, translating into MGEYGVASGQRVAIVWDSSSPVEALKDLVDKVQVLVGADNRVSVENVNQLPQSAHRESSFDVILSGMVPGSTAQHSVELLAEVARILKPGGRVLLKEPVVTESGDNGKIKTAAKLLTTLTLSGLVEVKELQKEAPTPEEAQSVGEHLGYQGNDLLIIQIEGRKPNFEVGSSSQLKLSFAKRPGPSGKPSVDPATAKLWTLSANDMNDEEMDLLDSDELLDSEDLKKPDPSSLRAPSCKEMGKKKACKNCTCGLAEELEQEKKSSQPKSACGNCYLGDAFRCASCPYLGMPAFKPGEKILLQENQLHDA; encoded by the exons ATGGGGGAGTACGGAGTCGCTTCAGGCCAGCGTGTGGCCATCGTCTGGGACAGCTCCTCGCCGGTCGAAGCCCTGAAGGATTTGGTGGATAAAGTCCAGGTGCTGGTGGGAGCTGATAATCGTGTCTCCGTGGAAAATGTTAACCAGCTGCCTCAGT CGGCTCACAGGGAGTCCAGTTTTGACGTAATCCTCTCTGGCATGGTACCAGGCAGtacagcacagcacagtgtgGAGCTCCTGGCAGAAGTAGCTCGGATACTTAAGCCGGGGGGACGTGTCCTCCTGAAAGAACCAGTGGTTACAGAATCAG GAGACAATGGCAAAATCAAGACAGCAGCCAAGCTCCTCACAACTCTGACTCTCTCTGGGTTGGTGGAAGTGAAGGAG CTGCAAAAGGAAGCGCCGACCCCAGAGGAGGCCCAATCTGTTGGAGAACATCTGGGTTACCAAGGCAATGACCTTCTCATTATTCAGATAGAAGGCAGGAAGCCAAATTTCGAAGTGGGATCATCAAGTCAGCTCAAGCTTTCCTTTGCCAAGAGACCTGGTCCTTCAG GAAAACCCTCTGTGGACCCAGCTACTGCCAAGCTGTGGACACTGTCTGCCAATGATATGAATGATGAAGAGATG GATCTTTTGGACTCTGATGAGCTGTTGGATTCAGAGGATTTGAAAAAGCCAGATCCATCGTCACTCAGAGCTCCATCCTGCAAAGAAATGGGCAAAAAGAAAGCCTGCAAGAACTG CACATGTGGCCTGGCTGAAGAACTGGAACAGGAGAAGAAGAGCTCACAGCCCAAATCTGCCTgtggaaat TGCTACCTGGGGGATGCATTCCGCTGTGCCAGCTGCCCTTACCTGGGGATGCCTGCCTTCAAGCCTGGGGAGAAGATTCTCCTGCAAGAGAACCAGCTGCACGATGCCTAA